A DNA window from Microcystis aeruginosa NIES-843 contains the following coding sequences:
- a CDS encoding IS1380-like element ISMae9 family transposase, which produces MTPSSDQSRLNQLNFGNLNGRQVIANFEGGKITSDAGIILMAELDQKLKITARFAECFRDYRNSSYLDYSVHELLAQRVYGIVLGYEDVNDHDKLRHAPALAIALKKLNFIDSAQANLAGKSTINRLEYCPETVINQENSRYHKIEPNPKEIEKAFVDIFLESYKKPPKPIILDMDVTDDQVHGNQEGAFFNTYYKGVCYAPLYIFCEHHLLVAKLRSSHVDTAGGALEELQRIIGIIREKWSDTQILVRGDSAYSREDIMKFCESQAGVDYVLAMATNSQLKLRATDVIEKAKADYEQRLQPVTELMETLFSPDEELGELAKLVPESTWYRSLCYQTQKSWSRSRRVVTKVCPGSEGVKIRHVVTSLPASKIPPSKLYTEKYCPRGERSNRIKEQQLDLFADRNSTQTFESNQLRLWLSSMAYVLMQAFRQNCLAKTSFAKATVGTIRLNFLKLGARITVSVRRILIAIASSCPYQDILAIAYSRIQAIAGTG; this is translated from the coding sequence ATGACTCCTAGTTCAGACCAGTCTCGACTCAATCAATTAAATTTTGGAAACCTCAATGGAAGACAAGTAATCGCTAATTTTGAGGGAGGAAAAATCACCTCAGATGCAGGAATTATTTTGATGGCAGAGTTAGACCAAAAGCTAAAAATAACGGCTCGGTTTGCCGAATGTTTTCGAGATTATCGAAATTCATCCTATCTAGATTATTCAGTTCATGAACTACTCGCACAAAGAGTTTATGGGATAGTTTTGGGATATGAGGATGTCAATGATCATGATAAATTACGTCATGCTCCAGCTTTAGCAATAGCATTGAAAAAACTAAATTTTATTGACTCAGCCCAAGCAAATTTAGCGGGAAAAAGTACAATTAATCGACTAGAATATTGTCCGGAAACAGTCATCAATCAAGAGAACAGTCGTTACCATAAAATCGAGCCTAACCCCAAAGAAATTGAAAAAGCTTTTGTGGACATCTTTCTAGAATCCTACAAAAAGCCACCGAAACCAATTATTTTAGACATGGATGTCACCGATGACCAAGTGCATGGAAATCAAGAGGGAGCGTTTTTCAATACTTATTATAAAGGAGTGTGTTATGCTCCTTTGTATATTTTCTGTGAGCATCATTTATTAGTAGCTAAACTCCGGTCTTCTCATGTAGATACTGCTGGGGGAGCATTAGAAGAATTGCAGCGAATAATCGGTATAATTCGAGAAAAATGGTCAGATACGCAGATATTAGTACGAGGAGATAGTGCCTATTCCCGTGAAGATATCATGAAATTTTGCGAAAGTCAAGCAGGAGTTGATTATGTTTTAGCAATGGCAACGAATAGTCAATTAAAATTACGAGCGACCGATGTAATTGAGAAAGCTAAGGCAGATTACGAGCAAAGACTTCAGCCAGTTACTGAATTAATGGAGACGTTATTTTCTCCCGATGAAGAGTTAGGAGAATTGGCGAAATTGGTACCAGAATCGACTTGGTATCGTTCCCTATGTTATCAAACCCAAAAATCCTGGAGCCGTTCAAGAAGAGTGGTGACAAAAGTTTGTCCTGGTAGTGAGGGCGTAAAAATTCGCCACGTTGTGACTTCTTTACCTGCATCAAAGATTCCCCCATCTAAACTTTACACTGAAAAATATTGCCCCAGAGGTGAGAGGTCAAATCGAATTAAAGAGCAACAATTAGACTTATTTGCTGACCGGAATTCGACACAGACATTTGAGAGTAATCAATTAAGACTTTGGTTGTCATCAATGGCTTATGTTTTAATGCAAGCTTTTCGTCAAAATTGTTTGGCTAAAACTTCTTTTGCCAAAGCGACAGTGGGAACAATTCGCCTTAATTTCCTTAAATTAGGAGCTAGAATTACTGTTAGTGTCAGAAGAATTTTAATCGCAATTGCCAGTTCTTGTCCCTATCAAGATATTTTAGCGATAGCTTACTCTAGAATTCAAGCGATAGCGGGAACTGGATAA
- a CDS encoding helix-turn-helix domain-containing protein, whose translation MDLAKRQLLEAAGWKVGTVEEFLELTPVESELIELKLALGRKLKEIRKSQNISQKELAKRMESSQSRVAKIESGDSSVSLDLITRALCLSGVTRRQIAEAIISSDVSSEDDLV comes from the coding sequence ATGGATTTAGCTAAACGTCAACTTTTAGAAGCGGCGGGCTGGAAGGTGGGAACAGTAGAGGAATTTCTAGAGCTTACGCCCGTAGAATCCGAGCTTATCGAACTCAAACTAGCCCTCGGGAGAAAATTAAAAGAAATTAGAAAAAGTCAAAACATTTCTCAAAAAGAGTTAGCAAAAAGAATGGAATCGAGCCAGTCACGAGTGGCGAAAATTGAATCGGGTGATTCCTCGGTTTCACTTGACCTGATAACCCGCGCCCTTTGTTTATCGGGGGTCACACGTCGGCAGATTGCGGAGGCAATTATTAGCTCGGATGTTAGTTCCGAAGACGATCTCGTGTAG
- a CDS encoding ISKra4-like element ISMae43 family transposase (programmed frameshift): MLSENEKRIKELCQELGQCLYEQSPINKFNNLGEIEETVRDLMIQYVNPEIGNFFVKTSTGETAGRTRKVKSILGELPITEKQAKKLEIKSRTQMSPMLEKNCLLLSGDESYEKSAQKIKSLTGIAVSHSTQQRLVHRYAFEELPSNPEVEVEEMSLDGGKVRLRTAKGKALIWRDYKAVSFHQLGVAAFFQDNSALLDLVNSQVLAKPLICLGDGHDGIWNLFREIGEKQERIEILDWYHLIENLYKVGGSFQRIEEVKCFLWKGEVEAAISCCEGWSEPQVENFITYLNKHKHRIVNYGYLQAEGISIGSGSVESKIKQIAHRLKITGASWESGNVPQVLRHRCAYLNGCLF; encoded by the exons ATGTTATCAGAAAATGAAAAAAGAATTAAAGAGTTATGTCAAGAGTTAGGGCAATGTCTCTATGAGCAATCCCCAATTAATAAATTTAATAACTTGGGAGAGATAGAGGAGACAGTCAGAGATTTAATGATTCAGTATGTCAACCCAGAAATCGGTA ATTTTTTTGTCAAAACAAGCACAGGAGAAACAGCTGGTCGGACAAGAAAAGTGAAAAGTATTTTGGGGGAATTACCAATTACAGAAAAACAAGCGAAAAAATTAGAAATAAAGTCTCGGACTCAGATGAGTCCAATGTTAGAGAAGAACTGTTTGCTATTAAGTGGCGATGAATCCTACGAGAAATCGGCGCAGAAAATCAAATCATTGACAGGGATTGCTGTTTCTCACAGTACCCAACAACGCCTCGTACATCGCTATGCTTTTGAAGAATTACCGTCTAACCCAGAAGTGGAAGTGGAAGAAATGAGCCTAGATGGCGGTAAGGTACGACTAAGAACTGCCAAGGGAAAAGCCTTAATTTGGCGTGATTATAAAGCAGTGAGTTTTCATCAACTGGGGGTAGCGGCTTTTTTTCAAGATAACTCAGCTTTATTAGATTTGGTTAATTCTCAAGTTTTGGCCAAGCCTTTAATTTGTTTAGGAGATGGACATGATGGTATCTGGAATTTATTTCGTGAGATAGGAGAGAAACAGGAAAGAATTGAAATATTGGATTGGTATCATTTAATCGAAAACCTCTATAAAGTTGGCGGGTCATTCCAGCGAATTGAGGAGGTAAAATGTTTTCTCTGGAAGGGGGAAGTGGAGGCGGCTATCTCTTGTTGTGAAGGATGGTCAGAGCCGCAAGTTGAGAATTTTATTACTTATTTAAACAAGCATAAACATCGAATTGTCAATTATGGTTATTTGCAGGCAGAGGGGATTTCCATTGGCTCTGGCTCCGTCGAATCAAAAATTAAACAAATTGCTCATCGTCTTAAAATTACTGGTGCAAGTTGGGAATCTGGTAATGTACCGCAAGTCCTTCGTCATCGCTGTGCTTATCTAAATGGTTGCCTTTTTTAA
- a CDS encoding VOC family protein, with amino-acid sequence MNRPPIDSQITFIYTRDLTAAADFYERVMGFPLWLDQGSCRIYRVSGDGYLGICRANESRASGEGRQSNVIFTLVTERVDEWYDYLKQQGVTFEKPPLFNEKYRIYHCFLRDPDGYLIEIQRFESSEGGN; translated from the coding sequence ATGAACCGTCCCCCGATCGACAGCCAGATCACTTTCATCTACACCCGCGACCTCACCGCCGCGGCGGATTTTTACGAGCGGGTCATGGGCTTTCCCCTGTGGCTGGATCAGGGAAGTTGCCGCATCTACCGGGTGAGCGGCGACGGTTATTTGGGCATCTGCCGGGCTAACGAGTCGAGAGCGTCAGGCGAGGGACGACAATCGAATGTCATTTTCACGCTGGTCACGGAGCGCGTGGACGAGTGGTACGATTACCTGAAACAACAGGGGGTAACGTTTGAGAAACCGCCGTTGTTTAACGAAAAATACCGCATCTATCACTGTTTCCTCCGCGACCCGGATGGTTATCTCATCGAGATACAGCGATTCGAGTCTAGCGAGGGCGGAAATTAA
- a CDS encoding type II toxin-antitoxin system RelE/ParE family toxin has product MQNKNDKDIVWLSGEVKTPPFSLEARLEAGYLLRRLQKGESLSLPHSRPMPSIGARCQELRVNDQDKTWRIIYRIDEDAIIILEVFAKKTNQTPKEAIERCQKRLKLYDAIN; this is encoded by the coding sequence ATGCAAAACAAAAATGATAAAGATATCGTTTGGTTGAGTGGAGAGGTGAAAACTCCTCCTTTTTCCCTAGAAGCCCGTCTAGAAGCTGGTTATTTGTTGCGACGGCTGCAAAAGGGAGAGTCGCTCTCTTTGCCCCACTCTAGACCTATGCCTAGCATCGGTGCTAGATGTCAAGAGTTACGAGTTAACGATCAAGATAAAACATGGCGGATTATTTATCGAATTGATGAGGACGCGATTATTATTCTGGAGGTATTTGCTAAAAAAACGAATCAAACACCGAAAGAAGCGATCGAAAGATGTCAGAAGCGCTTGAAGCTTTACGATGCAATCAATTAA
- a CDS encoding DUF6444 domain-containing protein, whose translation MAFCQRGSPVIEDMEINDQLLATLINASDFDPEQMGASFWYEAYRKQNQENQGLKARLDGGEKDKQELEAKVCQLEKELEQLKEKLNKLSQRNSENSSLPPSSDGYKKKSQGFESKVKKKRGPKYGHEGTTRNGFERIDNQIELTLENCPVCARISHKKYDHQPPKPYKIWVLTG comes from the coding sequence ATGGCCTTTTGTCAACGGGGAAGTCCAGTTATAGAGGACATGGAAATTAACGACCAACTACTGGCGACCTTAATCAACGCCTCCGACTTCGACCCAGAGCAGATGGGGGCGAGTTTTTGGTATGAAGCTTACCGAAAGCAGAATCAAGAAAACCAAGGGCTAAAAGCTAGGCTAGATGGGGGAGAGAAAGATAAGCAAGAGCTGGAAGCCAAGGTATGTCAGCTGGAAAAAGAATTAGAACAGTTGAAAGAAAAGCTCAACAAACTGAGTCAAAGGAACAGTGAGAATAGCTCCCTACCGCCCTCGTCAGATGGGTACAAGAAGAAAAGTCAAGGATTTGAGAGCAAGGTCAAGAAGAAAAGGGGTCCGAAATATGGTCACGAGGGAACAACTCGCAATGGCTTTGAGCGAATAGACAATCAGATCGAACTTACCCTTGAAAATTGTCCGGTCTGTGCCCGCATTTCTCACAAAAAGTACGATCACCAACCCCCGAAGCCTTACAAAATCTGGGTTTTGACTGGGTGA